The Magnetococcales bacterium genome segment GGAGGTTGAGAGCCACCGAGCCTGAACCACCACACACCCGCAGGTGCTTAACCCGACACCATCAGGCTGGGAGATTCCACGTACCACCGGATTGGGAAACCGCTCTTCTCTCCCAACCCTTCCAAGGAACCAACCATTCCAAGATGCCCATCAGCTCTCCCCAACAAGGGGATGATACCGCTGGGCCAGGTACGGATTATTTCCAGTCCGGATCCAAAACACCTTGGGGGGTGCTGAGGTTGGGTACTGGTTTTTTCTTGGCCAGCATCAAGGGGCTCGGACTGAACGTCACCACCCGACGGGCGGAAATTTCCACCTCCCGTCCGGTGCGAGGATTGCGCCCTACCCGAGATTTTTTCCGCCGGGAGGCAAACTTGCCGAAACCGGAGAGTTTGACATCCTCTCCTTTTTCCAGCTCCTCCTTAACCACCTCGAACATGGTTTCGACAATTTCCAGGGACTGAGTCCTGGATAAGGGCAAATGTTTGTATACCGCTGCTGCCAGATCAGCCTTGGTCATACCCGCCTCCCACGTATCCCGCTAATCACCATCTTATACCTTCTATTTTTTAGTGCCCTGGCTTCAGGAAGTCCACCCCATCTGTTCACAAAATCTCCATATGAATCAATAAAGCCCTTCATCAAAGCCCACATCGTTCTCCAAAATGGTGGGGCCTTGGGGGGGGTTGGGCTTTTCATCCCCTTTAAAAACCTCCAAAACCGATTTTTTGGTCTGGGCGCCTACCGGTCCGCCGGTCAGGGCATCCACCTCCTCCATGTGGATGCCGGGGGGAACCGGAAAATCACTCAGAGGCTTATTTTCCAAAGCGGCCCCCATAAAATCAACCCAGATGGGCAGTGCTGCCCGGGAACCGGTCTCCCGGTAGCCCAAAACCGAATAATCATCCAACCCCACCCAGACCACTGTCACCAGGGAGGGGCTGTAGCCGATGAACCAGGCATCCCTGAGATCGTTGGTGGTGCCGGTTTTGCCAGCGAGGGGCCGTTTCAGCTTGCGAGCCCGGC includes the following:
- a CDS encoding integration host factor subunit alpha, with the translated sequence MTKADLAAAVYKHLPLSRTQSLEIVETMFEVVKEELEKGEDVKLSGFGKFASRRKKSRVGRNPRTGREVEISARRVVTFSPSPLMLAKKKPVPNLSTPQGVLDPDWK